One window of Elaeis guineensis isolate ETL-2024a chromosome 11, EG11, whole genome shotgun sequence genomic DNA carries:
- the LOC105053912 gene encoding uncharacterized protein — protein sequence MHHKTSEAQIGKESFGLSSDFSRSPNPLLPLYHHHHHHHHPPPSSFLQIHIPNNSNPNPNPNSDPHHAPHLLPSAPHKRPVMNASPAAARHHRRPSPSPAPVRHHHHPPRLLPHFSAASTRSALRHLLRRLHLRLRLLLLLSLPFLYLLLSPSSSDAAAGRSLLLDFLSALAFSSILLLILALSLNAFPFPSIRLLLSRSSAFLLPRHHLPRRQPPSPVLWSIGSSDDKPKADRRPASGLGVQVYSNGDVYEGEFHQGKCAGSGVYYYYMSGRYEGDWVDEKYDGYGVETWARGSRYRGQYRHGLRHGFGVYRFYTGDVYAGEWSNGQSHGCGVHTCEDGSRYVGEFKWGVKHGLGHYHFRNGDTYAGEYFADKMHGFGVYCFANGHRYEGAWHEGRRQGLGMYTFRNGETQSGHWQNGVLDTLSTQNSVPISPIAVNHSRILNAVQEARRAAEKAYDVPRVDDRVNKAVAAANKAANAARVAAVKAVQKRIPNNGDDIPIPIV from the exons ATGCATCACAAGACATCCGAGGCTCAGATCGGCAAGGAAAGCTTCGGTCTCTCCTCCGATTTCAGCCGCTCCCCCAACCCTCTCCTCCCCCtctaccaccaccaccaccaccaccaccaccccccTCCTTCTTCTTTCCTCCAAATCCACATCCCAAATAATtccaaccctaaccctaaccctaattccgATCCTCACCATGCACCCCACCTCCTCCCCTCCGCCCCCCACAAGCGCCCCGTCATGAACGCCTCCCCCGCCGCCGCCCGCCACCACCGACGACCATCCCCCTCCCCCGCCCCCGTCCGACACCACCACCACCCCCCACGCCTCCTCCCCCACTTCTCCGCCGCCTCCACGCGCTCCGCCCTCCGCCACCTCCTCCGCCGCCTCCACCTCCGCCTccgccttctcctcctcctctccctccccttccTCTACCTTCTCCTCTCCCCTTCCTCCTCCGATGCCGCCGCCGGCCGTTCCCTCCTTCTTGACTTCCTCTCCGCCCTTGCCTTCTCCTccatcctcctcctcatcctcgcTCTCTCCCTCAATGCCTTCCCTTTCCCCTCCATCCGCCTCCTGCTCTCACGCTCCTCCGCCTTCCTTCTCCCCCGTCACCATCTCCCACGCCGCCAGCCCCCTTCCCCCGTCCTCTGGTCCATTGGCTCCTCCGACGACAAGCCCAAGGCCGACCGCCGCCCGGCCTCGGGCCTTGGGGTTCAGGTCTACAGCAACGGGGACGTCTACGAGGGGGAGTTCCACCAGGGCAAATGCGCGGGAAGCGGGGTCTATTATTACTACATGAGCGGGAGATACGAGGGGGATTGGGTCGACGAGAAATACGATGGGTATGGGGTAGAGACCTGGGCCCGGGGAAGCCGGTACAGGGGCCAGTACCGGCACGGTCTCCGCCATGGGTTCGGGGTGTATCGGTTCTACACGGGGGATGTCTATGCCGGGGAGTGGTCCAACGGGCAGAGCCATGGCTGCGGAGTGCATACATGCGAAGATGGGAGCCGATACGTCGGAGAGTTCAAGTGGGGGGTCAAGCATGGGCTTGGGCACTACCATTTCAG GAATGGTGACACCTATGCTGGTGAGTACTTTGCGGACAAGATGCATGGATTTGGTGTTTATTGTTTTGCAAATGGGCATCGATATGAGGGAGCATGGCATGAGGGAAGACGGCAGGGTTTGGGAATGTATACATTCAGAAATGGGGAAACACAGTCAGGTCATTGGCAGAATGGTGTCCTTGATACTTTGAGCACCCAGAACAGTGTTCCTATATCACCAATTGCTGTAAATCATTCCAGAATACTCAATGCGGTTCAG GAAGCACGAAGAGCAGCCGAGAAAGCTTATGATGTGCCAAGGGTTGATGATAGGGTGAACAAGGCTGTTGCAGCAGCCAACAAAGCAGCCAATGCAGCTAGAGTTGCAGCGGTGAAAGCTGTTCAAAAGCGAATCCCTAATAATGGTGATGACATACCAATCCCAATTGTGTGA
- the LOC105053910 gene encoding metacaspase-1 isoform X2, whose translation MMMLVDCSGCRTPLQLPPGATSIRCAICQAVTHIADPREIPPPAGSSASSHGGSYGPPAPPSPHGAPWGPPPSPHGRKKAVIVGISYRYSRHELKGCINDAKCMRYLLVNRFHFPEASIIMLTEEETDPYRIPTKQNIRMAMYWLVQGCQPGDSLVFHYSGHGSQQRSYHADEVDGYDETLCPLDFETQGMIVDDEINTSIVRPLPPGVRLHAIIDACHSGTVLDLPFLCRMNRSGQYVWEDHRPRSGVWKGTSGGEAISFSGCDDDQTSADTSALSKITSTGAMTFCFIQAIERGHGATYGSMLNSMRSTIRSTDAMGGGPVTSLITMLLTGGSLSGGLRQFLPLLVIVYS comes from the exons ATGATGATGCTGGTGGACTGCTCCGGTTGCCGGACGCCGCTTCAGCTGCCGCCGGGGGCCACGTCCATCCGCTGCGCCATCTGCCAGGCCGTTACCCACATCGCCGACCCCCGCGAGATCCCACCTCCGGCCGGCTCCTCCGCTTCCTCCCACGGCGGCAGCTACGGCCCTCCGGCGCCGCCGTCGCCGCACGGGGCTCCGTGGGGCCCGCCGCCGTCGCCGCACGGGCGGAAGAAGGCGGTGATCGTCGGGATCTCGTACCGCTACTCGCGGCACGAGCTCAAGGGCTGCATCAACGACGCCAAGTGCATGCGCTACCTACTTGTCAACCGCTTCCACTTCCCTGAGGCTTCCATCATCATGCTCACCG AAGAAGAAACCGATCCATACAGAATTCCGACGAAACAAAACATTAGGATGGCTATGTATTGGCTTGTGCAAGGTTGTCAGCCAGGAGACTCGTTGGTGTTCCACTATTCCGGCCATGGTTCACAACAGAGGAGCTATCATGCTGACGAGGTTGATGGATATGATGAGACCCTATGCCCGCTGGATTTTGAAACGCAAGGAATGATTGTAGATGATGAAATCAATACTTCCATTGTCCGACCACTTCCTCCTGGGGTTAGGCTTCATGCTATAATAGATGCTTGCCACAGTGGTACTGTTCTTGATCTGCCATTCCTATGCAGAATGAACAG GAGTGGTCAATATGTATGGGAAGACCATCGCCCAAGATCTGGTGTTTGGAAAGGGACAAGCGGTGGGGAAGCCATTTCTTTTAGTGGTTGTGATGATGATCAAACCTCTGCTGATACTTCG GCTCTTTCGAAGATCACCTCAACAGGTGCGATGACATTCTGCTTTATCCAAGCCATTGAACGTGGTCATGGAGCAACATATGGAAGTATGCTGAATTCCATGCGATCAACCATCCGAAGCACTGATGCAATGGGTGGAGGTCCTGTTACATCACTCATCACCATGCTGTTAACGGGGGGCAGTTTAAGTGGTGGTTTGAGAcag TTTCTTCCTCTTCTGGTGATTGTGTACAGCTAG
- the LOC105053910 gene encoding metacaspase-1 isoform X1 produces the protein MMMLVDCSGCRTPLQLPPGATSIRCAICQAVTHIADPREIPPPAGSSASSHGGSYGPPAPPSPHGAPWGPPPSPHGRKKAVIVGISYRYSRHELKGCINDAKCMRYLLVNRFHFPEASIIMLTEEETDPYRIPTKQNIRMAMYWLVQGCQPGDSLVFHYSGHGSQQRSYHADEVDGYDETLCPLDFETQGMIVDDEINTSIVRPLPPGVRLHAIIDACHSGTVLDLPFLCRMNRSGQYVWEDHRPRSGVWKGTSGGEAISFSGCDDDQTSADTSALSKITSTGAMTFCFIQAIERGHGATYGSMLNSMRSTIRSTDAMGGGPVTSLITMLLTGGSLSGGLRQEPQLTACETFDVYMKPFSL, from the exons ATGATGATGCTGGTGGACTGCTCCGGTTGCCGGACGCCGCTTCAGCTGCCGCCGGGGGCCACGTCCATCCGCTGCGCCATCTGCCAGGCCGTTACCCACATCGCCGACCCCCGCGAGATCCCACCTCCGGCCGGCTCCTCCGCTTCCTCCCACGGCGGCAGCTACGGCCCTCCGGCGCCGCCGTCGCCGCACGGGGCTCCGTGGGGCCCGCCGCCGTCGCCGCACGGGCGGAAGAAGGCGGTGATCGTCGGGATCTCGTACCGCTACTCGCGGCACGAGCTCAAGGGCTGCATCAACGACGCCAAGTGCATGCGCTACCTACTTGTCAACCGCTTCCACTTCCCTGAGGCTTCCATCATCATGCTCACCG AAGAAGAAACCGATCCATACAGAATTCCGACGAAACAAAACATTAGGATGGCTATGTATTGGCTTGTGCAAGGTTGTCAGCCAGGAGACTCGTTGGTGTTCCACTATTCCGGCCATGGTTCACAACAGAGGAGCTATCATGCTGACGAGGTTGATGGATATGATGAGACCCTATGCCCGCTGGATTTTGAAACGCAAGGAATGATTGTAGATGATGAAATCAATACTTCCATTGTCCGACCACTTCCTCCTGGGGTTAGGCTTCATGCTATAATAGATGCTTGCCACAGTGGTACTGTTCTTGATCTGCCATTCCTATGCAGAATGAACAG GAGTGGTCAATATGTATGGGAAGACCATCGCCCAAGATCTGGTGTTTGGAAAGGGACAAGCGGTGGGGAAGCCATTTCTTTTAGTGGTTGTGATGATGATCAAACCTCTGCTGATACTTCG GCTCTTTCGAAGATCACCTCAACAGGTGCGATGACATTCTGCTTTATCCAAGCCATTGAACGTGGTCATGGAGCAACATATGGAAGTATGCTGAATTCCATGCGATCAACCATCCGAAGCACTGATGCAATGGGTGGAGGTCCTGTTACATCACTCATCACCATGCTGTTAACGGGGGGCAGTTTAAGTGGTGGTTTGAGAcag GAGCCACAGTTGACTGCTTGTGAAACATTTGATGTTTACATGAAGCcattctctctttga
- the LOC105053911 gene encoding large ribosomal subunit protein eL43 produces the protein MTKRTKKAGIVGKYGTRYGASLRKQIKKMEVSQHAKYFCEFCGKYAVKRKAVGIWGCKDCGKVKAGGAYTLNTASAVTVRSTIRRLREQTES, from the exons ATG ACGAAGCGTACGAAGAAGGCAGGAATTGTCGGGAAATACG GCACCCGATATGGTGCAAGTCTGAGGAAGCAGATCAAGAAAATGGAGGTCAGCCAGCATGCGAAGTACTTCTGCGAGTTTTGTGGCAAG TATGCTGTTAAAAGGAAAGCTGTTGGGATTTGGGGATGCAAGGATTGTGGCAAAGTGAAAGCTGGTGGTGCCTATACACTGAA CACTGCTAGTGCCGTAACTGTTCGGAGCACAATCAGGAGGCTGCGGGAGCAGACAGAGAGTTGA
- the LOC105053910 gene encoding metacaspase-1 isoform X3, producing the protein MMMLVDCSGCRTPLQLPPGATSIRCAICQAVTHIADPREIPPPAGSSASSHGGSYGPPAPPSPHGAPWGPPPSPHGRKKAVIVGISYRYSRHELKGCINDAKCMRYLLVNRFHFPEASIIMLTEEETDPYRIPTKQNIRMAMYWLVQGCQPGDSLVFHYSGHGSQQRSYHADEVDGYDETLCPLDFETQGMIVDDEINTSIVRPLPPGVRLHAIIDACHSGTVLDLPFLCRMNRSGQYVWEDHRPRSGVWKGTSGGEAISFSGCDDDQTSADTSALSKITSTGAMTFCFIQAIERGHGATYGSMLNSMRSTIRSTDAMGGGPVTSLITMLLTGGSLSGGLRQEYAISPIKNT; encoded by the exons ATGATGATGCTGGTGGACTGCTCCGGTTGCCGGACGCCGCTTCAGCTGCCGCCGGGGGCCACGTCCATCCGCTGCGCCATCTGCCAGGCCGTTACCCACATCGCCGACCCCCGCGAGATCCCACCTCCGGCCGGCTCCTCCGCTTCCTCCCACGGCGGCAGCTACGGCCCTCCGGCGCCGCCGTCGCCGCACGGGGCTCCGTGGGGCCCGCCGCCGTCGCCGCACGGGCGGAAGAAGGCGGTGATCGTCGGGATCTCGTACCGCTACTCGCGGCACGAGCTCAAGGGCTGCATCAACGACGCCAAGTGCATGCGCTACCTACTTGTCAACCGCTTCCACTTCCCTGAGGCTTCCATCATCATGCTCACCG AAGAAGAAACCGATCCATACAGAATTCCGACGAAACAAAACATTAGGATGGCTATGTATTGGCTTGTGCAAGGTTGTCAGCCAGGAGACTCGTTGGTGTTCCACTATTCCGGCCATGGTTCACAACAGAGGAGCTATCATGCTGACGAGGTTGATGGATATGATGAGACCCTATGCCCGCTGGATTTTGAAACGCAAGGAATGATTGTAGATGATGAAATCAATACTTCCATTGTCCGACCACTTCCTCCTGGGGTTAGGCTTCATGCTATAATAGATGCTTGCCACAGTGGTACTGTTCTTGATCTGCCATTCCTATGCAGAATGAACAG GAGTGGTCAATATGTATGGGAAGACCATCGCCCAAGATCTGGTGTTTGGAAAGGGACAAGCGGTGGGGAAGCCATTTCTTTTAGTGGTTGTGATGATGATCAAACCTCTGCTGATACTTCG GCTCTTTCGAAGATCACCTCAACAGGTGCGATGACATTCTGCTTTATCCAAGCCATTGAACGTGGTCATGGAGCAACATATGGAAGTATGCTGAATTCCATGCGATCAACCATCCGAAGCACTGATGCAATGGGTGGAGGTCCTGTTACATCACTCATCACCATGCTGTTAACGGGGGGCAGTTTAAGTGGTGGTTTGAGAcag GAATATGCCATTTCTCCTATCAAGAATACGTAA